A window of Ictidomys tridecemlineatus isolate mIctTri1 chromosome 1, mIctTri1.hap1, whole genome shotgun sequence contains these coding sequences:
- the LOC144364864 gene encoding membrane-associated guanylate kinase, WW and PDZ domain-containing protein 2-like: MSKSLKKKSHWTSKVHESVIGRNPEGQLGFELKGGAENGQFPYLGEVKPGKVAYESGSKLVSEELLLEVNETPVAGLTIRDVLAVIKHCKDPLRLKCVKQGEL; this comes from the coding sequence ATGTCCAAAAGCTTGAAAAAGAAAAGCCACTGGACTAGCAAAGTCCATGAGAGTGTCATTGGCAGGAACCCGGAGGGGCAGCTGGGCTTTGAATTGAAAGGGGGCGCCGAGAATGGACAGTTCCCCTACCTGGGAGAGGTGAAGCCCGGCAAGGTGGCCTATGAAAGCGGCAGCAAGTTGGTGTCGGAGGAGCTGCTGTTGGAGGTGAATGAGACCCCCGTGGCGGGGCTCACCATCAGGGACGTGTTGGCTGTGATCAAACACTGCAAGGACCCCCTCCGGCTCAAGTGTGTCAAGCAAG